The Lujinxingia vulgaris genome includes a region encoding these proteins:
- a CDS encoding ATP phosphoribosyltransferase regulatory subunit, with amino-acid sequence MLDIQFATPALDRSVSLRRQVTAQAMQVFGGWGYREIQIPLLERFDALQGALDEDQIARSFRFVDRGGNLMVLRPDVTPAVAKTFAFQLSGLPLPLRVSYANKVVRIERSFSGAQVESYQLGAELIGRGGLVADVEVLLVVLEVLERLGLKMFHINLADHQLARHLLKATGAPRRIREDVEEAILARDPDEVRLILEGLGTRKPFIDSIAVLAGLEGGLQQLDWIEQALPNEIALIERVQYLRAIERTLAELGYGKKVRIDLGEIDGPGYYTGIGFSVVSEGASRRLARGGRYDTLIGRFGKETPAVGFSFSLETLVELLHPKVAQGGARRRAHEVVTVRESDAVLGFEEVLERRRNNLPTRVIARGEERG; translated from the coding sequence GTGCTGGACATACAGTTTGCGACGCCGGCGCTGGACCGCTCAGTGAGCCTTCGCCGTCAGGTGACCGCCCAGGCGATGCAGGTCTTTGGCGGATGGGGCTACCGAGAAATTCAAATCCCCTTGTTGGAGCGTTTCGATGCTCTGCAAGGCGCGCTCGACGAAGATCAGATCGCGCGCAGCTTTCGCTTTGTGGATCGGGGCGGCAACCTCATGGTGCTGCGCCCCGATGTGACGCCGGCGGTGGCCAAGACCTTTGCGTTTCAGCTCAGCGGGCTGCCGCTTCCGCTGCGCGTGAGCTACGCCAATAAGGTTGTGCGTATTGAGCGCAGCTTCAGCGGCGCGCAGGTCGAGAGCTACCAGCTTGGCGCCGAGCTCATCGGGCGCGGCGGGCTGGTGGCCGATGTGGAGGTGCTGCTGGTTGTGCTTGAGGTGCTGGAGCGCCTGGGGCTCAAGATGTTCCACATCAACCTGGCGGATCACCAGCTGGCGCGCCATCTTCTGAAAGCTACGGGCGCGCCGCGGCGCATCCGCGAAGATGTGGAAGAGGCCATTCTGGCGCGCGACCCCGATGAGGTGCGCCTGATCCTCGAGGGGCTCGGCACCCGTAAGCCCTTCATCGACTCCATCGCCGTGCTCGCCGGCCTGGAGGGCGGCTTGCAGCAGCTCGACTGGATCGAGCAGGCGCTGCCCAATGAGATCGCGTTGATCGAGCGGGTGCAGTACCTGCGGGCGATTGAGCGCACGCTGGCCGAGCTTGGCTACGGCAAGAAGGTGCGCATCGACCTGGGCGAGATCGACGGGCCGGGCTATTACACCGGCATTGGTTTTAGCGTGGTCTCCGAAGGTGCCAGCCGCAGGCTGGCGCGGGGCGGGCGCTACGACACGTTGATCGGGCGATTTGGCAAAGAGACGCCGGCGGTGGGCTTCTCGTTCTCGTTGGAGACGCTGGTGGAGCTCTTGCACCCGAAGGTCGCCCAGGGCGGGGCGCGTCGACGCGCGCATGAGGTGGTGACGGTGCGCGAGAGCGATGCGGTGCTCGGCTTTGAAGAGGTGCTGGAGCGACGACGCAATAACCTGCCCACGCGCGTCATTGCCCGTGGCGAGGAGCGAGGATGA
- a CDS encoding VWA domain-containing protein: MMSSPLLIATFAFAHPWVLGLLILIPLLAVMMLMPRYRARRQPSFLFSATGRLAQRPRGPRVVLDPLIDLALLLALAAMIVAIARPQTSEPLPAQVEGIDIFVALDMSGSMRAIDLDPAEARALEARGQRPPTRFEDAVRTLREFIATRPNDRIGVVLFAQDAYLHFPLTLDHELLDDSLASLQLGDIDDSGTAIGNALGRAVAGLVESEAESKLIILITDGDRRGGNISPVQAAEMARDIDAVVYPILVGREGKALIAAGRDIFSGRIAYQTSEFPINPELMQEIASITGGQYFRAFDARSMREDLHEIIDAYDRTELEDIKSVRYREHYHSWALAALLLLAFHFFARHTLCRTFP; encoded by the coding sequence ATGATGAGCTCCCCCCTGCTGATCGCCACTTTCGCCTTTGCCCACCCCTGGGTGCTGGGCCTTTTGATCCTCATCCCGCTGCTGGCGGTGATGATGCTCATGCCCCGCTACCGCGCCCGCCGCCAGCCTTCCTTTCTCTTCTCGGCGACCGGGCGGCTGGCGCAGCGCCCGCGCGGCCCCCGGGTAGTGCTCGACCCGCTGATCGATCTGGCGCTGCTGCTCGCGCTGGCTGCGATGATCGTCGCCATCGCCCGGCCTCAGACCTCCGAGCCTTTGCCGGCTCAGGTCGAAGGCATCGACATCTTTGTGGCCCTGGACATGAGCGGCTCGATGCGCGCGATCGACCTCGACCCGGCCGAGGCCCGCGCGCTGGAGGCCCGAGGCCAGCGCCCGCCCACCCGCTTTGAAGACGCAGTACGCACCCTGCGCGAGTTCATCGCCACCCGGCCTAACGACCGCATCGGCGTGGTGCTCTTTGCGCAGGACGCCTACCTGCACTTCCCGCTGACCCTGGATCATGAGCTTTTGGACGACAGCCTCGCCAGCCTGCAGCTCGGCGACATCGACGACTCCGGCACGGCCATCGGCAACGCCCTGGGCCGCGCCGTGGCCGGGCTTGTGGAGAGCGAGGCCGAGTCCAAACTCATCATCCTCATCACCGACGGCGACCGCCGCGGCGGCAACATCTCCCCGGTGCAGGCCGCCGAGATGGCCCGCGACATCGACGCGGTCGTCTACCCCATCCTGGTGGGGCGAGAGGGCAAGGCGCTTATTGCGGCCGGCCGTGACATCTTCAGCGGTCGCATCGCGTATCAGACCAGCGAGTTCCCGATTAACCCCGAGCTGATGCAGGAGATCGCCAGCATCACCGGCGGCCAGTACTTCCGTGCGTTTGATGCCCGCTCGATGCGCGAGGATCTCCACGAGATCATCGACGCCTACGACCGCACCGAGCTCGAAGACATCAAGAGCGTGCGCTACCGGGAGCACTACCACTCCTGGGCACTTGCGGCGCTTTTGCTGCTGGCCTTCCACTTCTTCGCGCGGCACACGCTGTGTCGGACCTTTCCTTAA
- a CDS encoding AAA family ATPase, producing the protein MTNPDETPLSSSAADPNAALEERVADASQFVSRIRASLAPIVIGQTMMVDRLLIGLLTGGHVLLEGVPGLAKTLTVKSLAESIHCQFARIQFTPDLLPADLIGTMIFDQASRDFVPRKGPVFTNILLADEINRAPAKVQSALLEAMQERQVTIGDATYKLDRPFLVLATQNPIEQEGTYPLPEAQVDRFMLMIKVGYPTRSEERQIMDLVTESAEMPTPQPVVTPQEVLDAQQLVRQIYIDDKLKDYIVDIIYATRTPEQYKLRSLADFIDYGASPRATIYLNLASRAHAFLEGRAYVTPEDIKAVAYDVLRHRVVLTYEAEAEEYTPERVLTTILETIDVP; encoded by the coding sequence ATGACCAACCCCGATGAGACCCCTCTGAGTTCGAGCGCCGCAGACCCCAACGCCGCGCTGGAAGAGCGCGTCGCCGACGCGAGCCAGTTTGTCAGCCGCATCCGCGCCTCGCTGGCCCCCATCGTCATCGGTCAGACCATGATGGTCGACCGCCTGCTCATTGGACTTCTGACCGGTGGCCACGTGCTGCTCGAAGGCGTGCCGGGCCTGGCTAAGACCCTTACCGTCAAGAGCCTGGCCGAGAGCATCCACTGCCAGTTTGCGCGCATTCAGTTCACGCCCGATCTTCTGCCGGCCGACCTCATCGGCACGATGATCTTCGATCAGGCCTCCCGCGACTTTGTGCCGCGTAAGGGTCCGGTCTTCACCAACATTTTGCTGGCCGATGAAATCAACCGCGCGCCGGCCAAGGTGCAGTCCGCCCTGCTCGAAGCCATGCAGGAGCGTCAGGTCACCATCGGCGACGCCACCTACAAGCTCGATCGCCCCTTCCTGGTGCTCGCGACCCAAAACCCCATCGAGCAGGAGGGCACCTATCCTTTGCCCGAGGCCCAGGTCGACCGCTTCATGCTCATGATCAAGGTCGGCTACCCCACCCGCTCCGAGGAGCGCCAGATCATGGACCTGGTCACCGAGAGCGCCGAGATGCCCACCCCGCAGCCGGTGGTCACCCCGCAGGAGGTCCTCGACGCCCAGCAGCTCGTGCGCCAGATCTACATCGACGACAAGCTCAAGGATTATATCGTCGACATCATCTACGCCACGCGTACGCCCGAGCAGTACAAGCTGCGCTCGCTGGCTGACTTTATCGACTACGGCGCAAGCCCGCGTGCCACCATCTACCTCAACCTCGCCAGCCGCGCGCACGCCTTTTTGGAAGGCCGCGCCTACGTGACGCCCGAGGACATCAAGGCGGTCGCCTACGATGTGCTGCGTCACCGCGTCGTGCTCACCTACGAGGCCGAGGCCGAGGAGTACACTCCCGAGCGCGTGCTCACCACGATCCTGGAGACGATCGACGTCCCCTGA
- a CDS encoding caspase family protein, with product MASLRSRHPFSLLAALAAALLFQTPTLASAQAPPPGPYPALSAPAQVERSGARDAAIIVALQDYVFLPDVPGAIDNANDWERFLSDDLGVPRVHTLTDRQATREQLLRFAEQAASEVGEGGTLWFVFIGHGAPGSATDGLLVGVDAQQDPDSLKARGLAQQALLDVLNNGKQANTVMVVDACFSGRASNGDPLAPTQPVIPINVQPTLSKSTVILSAAEATEFAGALPGAERPAFSYLLLGALRGWASSEEQVSARDAWSFTRRALRGIPGRFQQTPSIFGNDELVLVRGASESNPGIEQIMRTAASSPSTPHSDPTPAQANPAENSARYQSFALSPGFVPDPAIGRGLAGGAVNAASLGPVAGGECIGMVDARPDHTVKLSTDFGYLRFGITSAADTSLAIRRPDGSFLCDDDTHGLNPEIAGRMPAGDYQIFIGAIGQADDRTYRLELSERPVNAAPPQNPGSSAAQANFPGLTLSPGFTPDPSSASGLAGGTIDASSITGATAGCAGKISNRPDHILTLGGHFSTLYLGVNSQADTSLIIRRPDGSFVCNDDTHGLNPRISGTFGPGTYQIYVGSLASGNPSYDLYASELSYGVPSPGAAPTPTPGGSYQRFSLSPGFSPDPAVGSGTAGGSRDASSLGGSPTGPCAGNIDTSPDHRVTLQSSFSYLKFSASSPIDTSLVILGPGGSRYCNDDSDGLDPAIEGAFPAGEYEVYIGKVGTSDSASYTLEITELR from the coding sequence ATGGCGTCTCTTCGCTCTCGTCATCCATTCTCACTGCTCGCAGCACTTGCTGCCGCGCTGCTCTTTCAGACGCCGACCCTCGCCAGCGCCCAGGCCCCGCCGCCGGGGCCCTACCCCGCGTTGAGCGCCCCGGCCCAGGTCGAGCGCTCCGGCGCACGCGACGCCGCCATCATCGTGGCGCTGCAAGACTACGTCTTTCTGCCCGATGTCCCCGGCGCCATCGACAACGCCAACGACTGGGAGCGTTTTTTGAGCGATGACCTGGGCGTGCCCCGCGTGCACACCCTCACCGACCGCCAGGCCACCCGCGAGCAACTTCTGCGCTTTGCCGAGCAGGCCGCCTCCGAGGTGGGTGAAGGTGGCACGCTCTGGTTTGTCTTCATCGGCCACGGCGCCCCGGGCTCCGCCACCGACGGGCTCCTGGTCGGCGTCGACGCCCAGCAAGACCCCGACAGCCTCAAAGCCCGCGGCCTCGCCCAGCAGGCGCTCCTCGATGTGCTCAACAACGGCAAGCAGGCCAACACCGTGATGGTCGTCGACGCCTGCTTCAGCGGGCGCGCCTCCAACGGCGACCCGCTCGCCCCGACCCAGCCGGTGATCCCGATCAACGTTCAGCCGACCTTGAGCAAATCCACGGTGATCCTCTCGGCGGCCGAGGCCACCGAGTTCGCCGGGGCGCTCCCCGGCGCCGAGCGCCCCGCCTTTAGCTACCTCTTGCTCGGCGCGCTGCGCGGCTGGGCCTCGTCGGAAGAGCAGGTCAGCGCGCGGGACGCCTGGAGCTTTACCCGCCGCGCGCTGCGCGGCATCCCCGGGCGTTTTCAACAGACCCCCTCGATCTTCGGCAACGACGAGCTCGTGCTGGTGCGCGGCGCCTCCGAGAGCAACCCCGGGATCGAGCAGATCATGCGCACCGCCGCCTCCAGCCCCTCCACCCCGCACTCCGATCCCACGCCGGCGCAGGCCAACCCGGCTGAAAACTCGGCGCGCTACCAGAGCTTCGCGCTCAGCCCGGGCTTTGTCCCCGACCCGGCCATCGGCCGTGGCCTGGCCGGAGGCGCCGTCAACGCCGCCTCGCTTGGCCCGGTCGCCGGCGGCGAGTGCATTGGTATGGTGGATGCGCGGCCCGACCATACGGTGAAACTCTCCACGGATTTTGGTTACCTGCGCTTCGGCATCACCAGCGCCGCCGACACGAGCCTCGCCATCCGTCGCCCCGACGGCAGCTTCCTCTGCGATGACGACACCCACGGCCTCAACCCCGAGATCGCCGGGCGCATGCCTGCCGGCGATTACCAGATCTTCATCGGCGCCATCGGCCAGGCCGACGACCGCACCTACCGCCTGGAGCTCTCCGAGCGCCCGGTCAACGCCGCCCCTCCGCAGAACCCGGGCTCATCCGCAGCGCAGGCCAACTTCCCCGGCCTCACCCTCTCCCCGGGCTTCACCCCCGACCCGAGCTCGGCCAGCGGCCTTGCCGGCGGCACCATCGACGCCTCCTCCATCACCGGCGCCACCGCCGGATGCGCCGGCAAAATCAGCAACCGCCCCGACCACATCCTCACCCTGGGCGGCCACTTCTCCACCCTCTACCTCGGCGTCAACTCCCAGGCTGACACCTCACTCATCATCCGCCGCCCCGACGGCAGTTTCGTCTGCAACGACGACACCCACGGCCTCAACCCCCGCATCAGCGGCACCTTCGGCCCGGGCACCTACCAGATCTATGTAGGCTCGCTGGCCAGCGGAAACCCCTCCTACGACCTCTACGCCTCCGAACTCAGTTACGGCGTCCCCTCCCCCGGCGCCGCCCCCACCCCCACCCCGGGAGGAAGCTACCAGCGCTTCTCGCTCAGCCCGGGATTCTCGCCTGATCCGGCCGTCGGCAGCGGCACCGCCGGCGGCAGCCGCGACGCCTCCTCCCTGGGCGGAAGCCCCACCGGCCCCTGCGCAGGCAACATCGACACCAGCCCCGACCATCGCGTCACCCTCCAGAGCAGCTTCAGCTACCTGAAGTTCAGCGCGAGCTCCCCCATCGACACCTCCCTTGTGATCCTGGGCCCCGGCGGCAGCCGCTACTGCAACGACGACTCCGACGGCCTCGACCCGGCCATCGAGGGCGCCTTCCCCGCTGGCGAGTACGAGGTCTACATCGGCAAAGTCGGCACCAGTGATAGCGCGAGCTATACGTTGGAGATCACGGAGCTTCGTTGA
- a CDS encoding DUF58 domain-containing protein, producing the protein MLPGELFKAVRHLEIVARRAVNDHLAGQYHSVFKGRGMDFLDVRAYQPGDDIRVIDWNVSARTSELHVKQFTEERELTVFLLVDASASQSFGTRHRRKQETAAELAALIAFSAIANNDRVGLIIFTDEVEVFLPPRKGKKHVLRVIKEILAPRVERRKTSINTALEYLTRISRKRSISFLISDFLDADYERSLKIANRRHELIPLVVVDPMERRIPEMGLVHFEDPESGQIIPVDTSSSAVREAFAAHMSRVRRDQQRIFNKLRIDSVTIDTEGNHIDPLVRYFKQRARRP; encoded by the coding sequence ATGCTCCCCGGTGAACTTTTTAAAGCGGTACGTCACCTCGAGATCGTCGCGCGCCGCGCGGTCAACGATCACCTGGCCGGCCAGTACCACAGCGTCTTTAAAGGGCGCGGCATGGACTTTCTCGATGTGCGCGCCTACCAGCCCGGCGACGATATTCGCGTCATCGACTGGAACGTCAGCGCCCGCACAAGCGAGCTGCACGTCAAACAGTTCACCGAGGAGCGCGAACTCACCGTCTTTTTGCTCGTCGACGCCTCGGCCTCCCAGTCCTTCGGCACCCGCCATCGGCGCAAACAAGAAACCGCCGCCGAGCTCGCCGCACTCATCGCGTTTAGCGCCATTGCCAACAACGACCGCGTGGGCCTGATCATCTTCACCGATGAGGTCGAGGTCTTTTTGCCGCCGCGCAAAGGCAAAAAGCATGTGCTGCGCGTCATCAAAGAGATCCTCGCCCCGCGCGTAGAACGCCGCAAAACCTCGATCAACACCGCGCTCGAATACCTCACCCGCATCAGCCGCAAGCGCAGCATCTCCTTTCTGATCAGCGACTTTCTGGATGCCGACTACGAGCGCAGCTTAAAGATCGCCAACCGCCGCCACGAGCTCATCCCGCTCGTGGTCGTCGACCCGATGGAGCGGCGCATCCCCGAGATGGGCCTGGTGCATTTTGAAGATCCGGAGTCGGGCCAGATCATCCCCGTCGACACCTCGTCCTCGGCGGTGCGCGAGGCCTTTGCCGCGCATATGTCGCGGGTGCGCCGCGATCAGCAGCGTATTTTTAACAAGCTGCGCATCGACAGCGTGACCATTGATACCGAAGGCAACCACATCGATCCCCTGGTGCGTTATTTCAAGCAGCGCGCGAGGCGACCATGA
- a CDS encoding ribonuclease HI, whose protein sequence is MDWQERYFKGKKVWVKVDHLGDPIVESGRVEMRYQNSEDAKIYRASPANVSAQSAELVDATRDFEEKLAGKKRPSSSKSGSKSSTSGTKAAPGSITSLEAPERWGPRHESTSVPDTIAALEWPEEGVVEIYTDGACSGNPGPCGYGVVIRDGKNYREIGQYLGQGTNNIGELMGIKTALEAVEDRSRPVHIYTDSTYCIGVLTKGWKAKANRELILEIRELVSKFPDLTFHKVKGHSDHPLNDRADFMATSSLDDAR, encoded by the coding sequence GTGGACTGGCAAGAGCGCTACTTCAAAGGCAAAAAAGTCTGGGTCAAGGTCGACCACCTGGGGGACCCCATCGTGGAGTCGGGGCGCGTGGAGATGCGCTACCAGAACAGCGAGGACGCCAAGATCTACCGCGCCTCCCCGGCCAACGTCTCCGCCCAGTCGGCCGAGCTCGTCGATGCCACCCGCGACTTTGAAGAAAAACTCGCCGGCAAAAAACGCCCCTCGTCGTCGAAGAGCGGGTCGAAGTCCTCAACGTCGGGAACAAAAGCGGCCCCGGGCTCCATTACATCGCTCGAAGCGCCCGAGCGCTGGGGGCCGCGCCACGAATCGACGTCGGTTCCCGACACCATCGCCGCGCTTGAGTGGCCCGAGGAGGGCGTCGTGGAGATTTACACCGACGGCGCCTGCTCCGGGAACCCCGGCCCCTGCGGCTACGGCGTGGTGATTCGCGATGGCAAAAACTACCGCGAGATCGGCCAGTACCTCGGCCAGGGCACCAACAACATCGGTGAGCTTATGGGCATCAAAACCGCGCTGGAGGCCGTCGAAGACCGCAGCCGCCCGGTGCATATCTACACCGACAGCACCTACTGCATCGGCGTGCTCACAAAGGGCTGGAAGGCCAAGGCCAACCGCGAGCTTATTCTGGAGATCCGCGAGCTGGTTTCGAAGTTCCCCGACCTGACCTTCCACAAGGTCAAAGGCCACTCCGACCACCCGCTCAACGACCGCGCCGACTTTATGGCGACCTCCTCGCTCGATGACGCCCGCTAA